The following proteins come from a genomic window of Paenibacillus sp. CAA11:
- the accC gene encoding acetyl-CoA carboxylase biotin carboxylase subunit, which yields MKFQKILIANRGEIAVRIIRACRELGISTVAVYSEPDKDSLHVRLADEAYCIGPTLSKDSYLNFTNIMSVATLTECDAIHPGYGFLAENADFAEICDSCNVTFIGPSADAITRMGDKAVAKQTMKDAGVPVIPGSEGLIEDLDEAVSLAREIGYPVIIKATAGGGGKGIRLAEDEASLIQQITTAQQEAQKAFGNAGVYLEKYLTGMKHVEIQIIADRHGNVAYLGERDCSVQRRRQKLVEEAPCPVLSPEKRAEMGEAAVRAALAVNYSGAGTLEFLLGPDGQFYFMEMNTRIQVEHPVTEMVTGVDLIKEMISVAEGNLLSFTQQDVQIDGWSIECRINAEDPARNFLPSPGKIQFYLAPGGPGVRVDSAVYPGYTISPYYDSMIAKLIVWAPTREEAIAKMKRALGEFAVEGISTTIPFHQKLLEHPTFIRGDFDIKFLEENEI from the coding sequence ATGAAATTTCAGAAAATATTAATTGCCAACCGTGGTGAGATTGCGGTTCGTATTATCCGTGCCTGCCGTGAGCTGGGCATTTCTACGGTTGCCGTCTACTCGGAGCCGGACAAGGATTCGCTGCATGTACGACTAGCTGATGAAGCATATTGTATTGGACCCACACTATCCAAGGACAGTTACCTGAACTTTACCAACATCATGAGCGTCGCTACATTGACAGAATGTGATGCCATTCATCCGGGATATGGCTTCCTGGCGGAGAATGCGGATTTTGCAGAGATTTGTGATTCCTGCAACGTAACCTTTATTGGTCCATCTGCCGATGCCATAACCCGCATGGGGGACAAGGCGGTTGCGAAGCAGACGATGAAGGATGCAGGGGTTCCGGTTATCCCGGGTTCTGAGGGCCTCATTGAAGACTTGGATGAAGCGGTAAGTCTGGCTAGAGAGATCGGATATCCAGTTATTATTAAGGCTACTGCCGGAGGCGGTGGCAAAGGAATACGTCTGGCGGAGGATGAAGCTTCGCTGATTCAGCAGATTACAACGGCTCAGCAGGAAGCTCAGAAAGCCTTCGGCAACGCCGGAGTTTATCTTGAGAAATATTTGACCGGCATGAAGCATGTAGAGATCCAGATCATCGCCGACCGTCACGGGAATGTCGCTTATCTAGGCGAGCGTGACTGCTCCGTGCAGCGCCGTCGTCAGAAGCTTGTGGAGGAGGCGCCTTGTCCGGTATTGTCTCCAGAGAAGCGGGCTGAGATGGGGGAGGCTGCTGTTCGCGCGGCGCTCGCCGTGAATTATTCGGGCGCAGGCACGCTGGAGTTCCTTCTGGGGCCTGATGGCCAATTTTATTTCATGGAGATGAATACCCGGATTCAGGTCGAGCATCCAGTAACAGAGATGGTAACCGGTGTAGATCTGATCAAGGAAATGATTTCCGTTGCTGAGGGCAACCTTCTTTCCTTTACCCAGCAAGATGTGCAGATTGATGGCTGGTCAATTGAGTGCCGGATCAATGCAGAGGATCCTGCTCGTAATTTCCTGCCGTCCCCTGGCAAAATACAATTCTATTTGGCCCCAGGCGGACCAGGCGTCAGGGTGGATAGTGCGGTTTATCCCGGCTATACCATTAGCCCTTACTATGATTCGATGATTGCCAAGTTGATCGTATGGGCACCGACCCGCGAAGAGGCGATCGCTAAGATGAAGCGCGCTTTAGGAGAATTTGCGGTAGAAGGCATTAGTACGACAATCCCGTTCCATCAGAAGCTGCTTGAGCATCCGACGTTCATTCGCGGTGATTTCGATATCAAGTTTTTGGAAGAGAACGAGATTTAG
- the spoIIIAD gene encoding stage III sporulation protein AD, whose amino-acid sequence MEMIQVVGLGLIAAVLIMIIKEQKPLFAFLITICTGVTLFLFLAGKIGSIIGTFEDLAVSAGVQAIYLKTILKIIGIAYIAEFGAQIVRDAGQESIASKIELAGKVLIMVLAIPIIGIIIETVMKLMPA is encoded by the coding sequence GTGGAAATGATTCAAGTGGTGGGCCTGGGCCTGATTGCAGCCGTGCTGATCATGATCATCAAAGAACAGAAGCCGCTGTTCGCCTTTTTGATTACCATCTGTACAGGGGTCACGCTATTTCTATTCCTGGCCGGAAAGATCGGCTCGATTATCGGTACCTTTGAGGATCTGGCCGTTTCTGCGGGTGTCCAAGCCATCTATCTCAAGACCATTCTAAAAATCATAGGCATTGCCTATATCGCCGAATTTGGAGCACAAATTGTGCGGGATGCCGGGCAGGAAAGCATTGCTTCCAAGATTGAATTAGCGGGAAAAGTGTTGATTATGGTACTGGCTATACCCATCATCGGCATCATCATAGAGACGGTGATGAAGCTGATGCCCGCATAG
- the accB gene encoding acetyl-CoA carboxylase biotin carboxyl carrier protein: MFKLNEIKELIKLVDETSIHELELENEGSRLTIRKPGKTEFVQVQPAMVNGGQPVSVPAVHPAVNTPAPAQTNAAAAPAEADANLHKIVSPMVGTFYRSSSPEAAPFVSVGDRVGEKTTVCIIEAMKLMNELEAEVKGEIVDILVENGQLVEFGQPLFLVKPE, translated from the coding sequence ATGTTCAAATTGAACGAAATTAAAGAATTGATAAAATTGGTTGATGAAACATCTATTCATGAATTGGAACTGGAGAATGAAGGTTCCCGTCTTACAATTCGCAAGCCGGGTAAAACTGAGTTTGTACAAGTCCAACCGGCTATGGTAAATGGAGGACAGCCAGTGTCTGTTCCAGCAGTGCATCCTGCCGTAAATACACCTGCCCCTGCTCAGACGAATGCAGCTGCAGCCCCTGCTGAGGCTGACGCTAATCTACATAAAATTGTGTCTCCGATGGTAGGGACTTTTTACCGTTCCTCTTCCCCGGAAGCTGCCCCATTTGTTAGCGTTGGGGATCGTGTCGGAGAGAAAACAACGGTGTGTATTATTGAAGCCATGAAGCTGATGAATGAGCTCGAAGCCGAGGTTAAAGGCGAGATCGTTGACATTCTGGTTGAGAATGGTCAGCTAGTGGAATTCGGACAACCCCTCTTTTTGGTAAAACCGGAATAA
- the spoIIIAF gene encoding stage III sporulation protein AF: MMTWLADWLKEIIFVVLISVFAEMLLPNRSMERYVKLVVSMLILMTLLSPLLKLFSDAPAERLATVLAEPHPQGDGSLEEILRRGEELKNSQQKDTMEWAGRETAEQIKRQIEAGTGLNVDKVEVKLAVKKEAAEGEVPEYDKPTITSVKIMLGKQAKEPTQQAKQESSSSASGGISTTPEGVNVPRISVKQVEPVEIQVGSPSEESEPREGDSKAVMNSAAEHTEDQDQVRVQGQELKAVKERIYELIGGNWGIERSLIRIVPWTEDSSG; this comes from the coding sequence ATGATGACCTGGCTTGCGGATTGGTTGAAGGAGATCATCTTTGTCGTGTTGATCTCGGTATTTGCCGAGATGCTTCTCCCCAATCGCAGCATGGAGCGCTATGTAAAGCTGGTTGTCAGCATGCTGATCCTAATGACACTGCTTTCACCTCTCCTCAAGCTGTTTTCGGATGCTCCGGCGGAGCGGCTTGCAACGGTTCTAGCTGAACCCCATCCGCAGGGAGATGGAAGCTTGGAAGAGATCTTGAGACGGGGCGAAGAGCTAAAGAATTCGCAGCAGAAGGATACGATGGAATGGGCGGGTAGAGAAACGGCAGAGCAAATAAAACGTCAGATCGAAGCAGGTACAGGGCTGAATGTGGACAAAGTGGAAGTGAAGCTTGCGGTCAAGAAGGAGGCCGCCGAGGGGGAGGTTCCCGAATATGACAAGCCTACCATTACCTCAGTCAAAATCATGCTTGGAAAGCAGGCAAAAGAACCCACGCAGCAAGCTAAACAGGAATCATCGTCCTCGGCTTCCGGTGGGATTTCAACCACCCCTGAGGGAGTGAACGTCCCGAGAATTTCGGTAAAACAGGTTGAGCCGGTGGAAATTCAGGTTGGCTCCCCATCAGAAGAAAGTGAACCACGGGAGGGAGATAGTAAGGCCGTGATGAATTCGGCGGCTGAGCATACAGAAGACCAAGACCAGGTTAGGGTTCAGGGACAGGAACTTAAGGCAGTGAAGGAACGGATCTACGAGCTTATTGGGGGGAACTGGGGGATTGAGCGAAGTCTAATTCGCATTGTTCCCTGGACTGAGGATTCTTCAGGATAA
- the nusB gene encoding transcription antitermination factor NusB, translated as MKRRLAREIAVQSLYQMEMNEVGAEDAVAMLIAEAAGENESEVEIKDSQAAQAQVMELVQGTLSNKTAIDELLENYLKGWQISRLSRVDRQVLRLAAYEMVFRDDVPGRVAVNEAIELAKHFGSEESGKFVNGVLGKMIKDLDQIKPKS; from the coding sequence TTGAAAAGACGTTTAGCTAGAGAAATTGCCGTACAAAGCCTGTATCAAATGGAAATGAATGAAGTTGGTGCGGAAGATGCGGTAGCCATGCTGATTGCTGAAGCTGCGGGCGAGAATGAAAGTGAAGTTGAGATTAAGGATTCCCAAGCGGCTCAGGCTCAAGTGATGGAGCTGGTTCAAGGTACGCTTAGCAACAAGACAGCGATTGATGAGCTTCTTGAGAATTATTTGAAGGGCTGGCAAATCAGCCGTCTGTCACGTGTGGATCGCCAGGTTCTGCGCCTCGCAGCTTACGAAATGGTGTTCCGGGATGATGTTCCGGGTAGGGTAGCTGTGAATGAAGCGATTGAGCTGGCCAAGCATTTTGGCAGTGAGGAATCTGGGAAATTCGTGAACGGTGTGTTGGGAAAAATGATAAAAGACTTGGATCAAATTAAACCAAAATCATAA
- a CDS encoding YqhV family protein codes for MKLDKFVTSMASLRLLSGTLEILAALWMLKLGRVDQALAVNSGLALVGPTILILTTSIGLIGMADKLSWGKMIFITIGVACLLIGILKK; via the coding sequence ATTAAACTGGATAAATTTGTGACATCGATGGCATCACTGAGGCTGCTGTCGGGTACGCTGGAGATTTTAGCGGCGCTATGGATGCTAAAGCTTGGAAGGGTCGACCAGGCACTCGCGGTCAATTCAGGCTTAGCCCTGGTTGGGCCAACTATTCTAATCTTAACGACCTCTATTGGACTGATTGGTATGGCGGATAAGCTGTCATGGGGGAAGATGATTTTTATTACGATCGGGGTTGCCTGTCTCTTAATCGGGATTTTGAAGAAATGA
- the amaP gene encoding alkaline shock response membrane anchor protein AmaP — MAKILDRLLLFIYSLSIGVISAGTILLLSDALPYTLDMKLERNLWITVIVVAAILFVLSLRFFYVSVRRSRNSLPSIDQRTEFGDIQISVETIENLAYKAASRVRGVREVKTRIRMSDAGLEISIRALVDGETSIPPLTEEVQKQVHDHVEEITGIPVAYVSVYIANLVQSPTMKSRVE, encoded by the coding sequence GTGGCAAAGATTTTGGACAGACTCTTGCTATTTATTTACAGTCTCAGCATTGGCGTGATCTCCGCAGGTACCATTCTTTTGTTATCGGATGCATTGCCTTATACCTTGGATATGAAATTAGAGCGGAACTTATGGATTACGGTGATTGTGGTGGCTGCCATTCTATTTGTGCTCAGCCTTCGCTTCTTCTATGTCTCCGTTCGCCGCAGCCGGAACTCGCTGCCCTCCATTGACCAGCGCACAGAATTTGGAGATATCCAGATTTCGGTGGAGACCATTGAGAATTTGGCCTATAAGGCGGCTTCGCGAGTGCGTGGGGTGAGAGAAGTAAAGACCCGGATCCGCATGTCGGATGCGGGGCTGGAGATCAGCATCCGTGCTTTGGTAGATGGAGAAACTTCCATTCCTCCATTGACAGAGGAAGTGCAGAAGCAAGTGCATGATCATGTAGAAGAGATCACCGGCATTCCTGTGGCTTATGTCTCGGTATATATCGCTAACCTTGTCCAATCGCCGACTATGAAAAGCCGGGTCGAATAG
- the folD gene encoding bifunctional methylenetetrahydrofolate dehydrogenase/methenyltetrahydrofolate cyclohydrolase FolD — MLNQALINGKEVSEDIRGKLRLEVDKLAEQGVQPGLAVVLVGEDPASQVYVRNKEKACHDLGYYSEVHRLAADTSQEELLDLIDRLNRQENIHGILVQLPLPKHINEKAVIDAIAVEKDVDGFHPVNVGNLVIGDESLLPCTPAGVIELIKRTGIEIPGKHAVVIGRSNIVGKPVSLLLQRENATVTMCHSRTVNMKEITRQADILVVAIGKANFVDASFVKPGAVVIDVGMNRLDTGKLAGDVDFESVKEVSGPITPVPGGVGPMTITMLMSNTLTAAKRLSGLA; from the coding sequence ATGTTGAATCAAGCGTTGATCAATGGCAAGGAAGTATCTGAGGATATTCGCGGCAAGCTGCGTCTAGAAGTGGACAAGCTTGCAGAACAAGGCGTACAGCCAGGACTAGCTGTCGTGCTTGTCGGTGAAGATCCTGCTTCGCAGGTGTATGTCCGCAACAAAGAGAAAGCGTGTCACGATCTTGGGTATTATTCGGAAGTACACCGTCTAGCTGCTGATACTTCGCAAGAGGAACTGCTTGACCTGATTGACAGATTGAATCGTCAGGAGAACATACATGGAATTCTTGTTCAGTTGCCTCTCCCGAAGCATATTAACGAGAAAGCAGTAATTGATGCAATAGCGGTCGAGAAGGACGTAGATGGCTTCCACCCTGTTAATGTAGGGAATCTTGTCATTGGGGACGAGAGTCTTCTGCCTTGTACACCGGCTGGTGTCATTGAATTGATTAAGCGCACCGGTATTGAAATCCCAGGCAAGCACGCTGTTGTGATCGGAAGAAGCAATATTGTCGGCAAGCCTGTATCTCTGCTGCTTCAGCGTGAGAATGCCACGGTTACGATGTGCCATTCTCGCACCGTGAACATGAAGGAAATTACGCGTCAAGCGGATATCCTAGTCGTAGCGATTGGCAAGGCCAATTTCGTGGACGCTTCCTTCGTAAAGCCTGGAGCCGTTGTTATCGATGTGGGGATGAATCGGCTTGATACCGGCAAGCTTGCCGGAGATGTAGACTTCGAGAGTGTGAAGGAAGTGAGCGGTCCAATAACGCCGGTTCCTGGCGGCGTAGGCCCCATGACCATTACGATGCTGATGAGCAACACCCTAACGGCAGCCAAGAGACTAAGCGGTCTAGCCTAA
- a CDS encoding DUF2273 domain-containing protein: MFWKELWDSHKGRVIGVVAAVFLSGIYLFFGFWNMLFCALLLFIGYTAGKYKDLNQGSLIPWKELRDWLNTRWRPFK, from the coding sequence GTGTTTTGGAAAGAGTTGTGGGATAGCCACAAGGGACGTGTGATAGGTGTAGTTGCGGCTGTTTTTCTAAGCGGTATTTATTTGTTTTTTGGTTTTTGGAACATGCTTTTTTGCGCTCTTCTTTTGTTTATTGGCTACACCGCCGGTAAATATAAGGATTTGAATCAAGGCTCTTTGATACCATGGAAAGAATTAAGGGATTGGCTTAACACACGTTGGCGTCCCTTCAAATGA
- a CDS encoding SpoIIIAH-like family protein produces the protein MKSKRQTIWLVSMLSLMVILSAYYLFTEDSSTKLPKTADGQQVTAGDKDGGGAVSIADSAAGNSDVVATEVESGGTTADHQDAVKDSEDNAGTEAKTDGAVKGDSKEQTDKSGADKSGTDNNAKDKKDAKDTGAKSDEDVLKQVASQGTAGSDLVTNYQYERMENNAKKEEQLLQTINDLTKSADENAAAQQELNALQDREAKITDIEEQLQQQLKTSAAVTEQDDQYKVVVLSDKLDAKQAVNIVDLVIKQLGVTQDKVSVQYVTQ, from the coding sequence ATGAAATCCAAAAGACAAACAATCTGGCTTGTATCCATGCTCAGCTTAATGGTCATTCTGTCAGCTTACTATTTGTTTACGGAAGATTCATCAACAAAGCTTCCCAAGACGGCGGACGGTCAGCAGGTAACGGCGGGCGACAAGGACGGAGGCGGGGCTGTCTCCATTGCAGACTCAGCAGCCGGGAACAGTGATGTTGTTGCTACAGAAGTAGAGAGCGGAGGTACGACAGCTGATCATCAAGACGCTGTTAAGGACAGTGAAGATAATGCTGGCACTGAAGCTAAGACAGACGGTGCTGTGAAGGGCGATTCCAAAGAGCAGACGGATAAATCTGGCGCTGACAAGTCAGGGACGGATAACAATGCCAAGGATAAGAAGGATGCAAAGGATACAGGAGCAAAAAGTGATGAGGATGTTCTTAAGCAGGTTGCATCTCAAGGAACGGCAGGCAGTGACCTGGTGACAAACTATCAATATGAGCGGATGGAGAATAATGCGAAGAAGGAAGAGCAGCTGCTGCAGACCATCAACGATCTGACCAAATCTGCCGATGAGAACGCGGCCGCACAGCAGGAGCTTAATGCGCTTCAAGACCGTGAAGCAAAAATTACAGATATTGAAGAGCAGTTGCAGCAGCAGTTGAAGACGAGTGCAGCGGTCACTGAACAGGATGATCAATATAAAGTCGTTGTTCTCAGCGACAAGCTGGATGCGAAGCAGGCAGTAAACATTGTGGATCTGGTAATTAAGCAGCTTGGGGTTACACAAGATAAGGTCAGTGTGCAGTATGTAACGCAATAA
- the spoIIIAE gene encoding stage III sporulation protein AE: protein MKRRIMIRLAGLTLACLLAFVLQLLMPGKAAAYAEEPSSSQGQVDELQTQQVETYWEQLMKEYGGFFPEGRLPTFKEMLLSQGGGFSISSGLTGLLRYMWHEVLYSGHILVTIVVLTVISMMLETLQSAFEKGNVGKVAFAICYMVILVLAVNSFHSAVGYATQAITGMIDFMMAMVPLLFTLLASMGNVVTVSVTHPLVVFMVHTVGTLVHVVVFPLLFFSAILHIVSSMTDKYKLNQLANLLRTVGMGLLGVLLTVFLGVISVKGAAGSVADGVTLRTAKYLTGNFVPVIGKMFADATDTVISASILVKNSVGLVGVAIILFLCAFPAIKILTLALIYNLAAAVMQPLGDSPVVTCLETIGKSMLYVFAVLAAVGLMFFLAITIMLTAGNITVMMR from the coding sequence ATGAAACGGCGGATCATGATACGCTTGGCAGGATTGACGCTGGCTTGTCTCCTTGCATTCGTCTTGCAACTTCTGATGCCGGGGAAAGCCGCAGCATATGCAGAGGAACCCTCTTCTTCTCAAGGACAAGTAGACGAGCTGCAGACCCAGCAGGTGGAGACATATTGGGAGCAGCTAATGAAGGAATACGGGGGGTTCTTCCCGGAAGGGCGCCTGCCTACCTTCAAAGAGATGCTGCTTTCACAGGGCGGCGGCTTCAGCATATCCTCAGGCTTGACAGGTCTTCTTCGCTATATGTGGCACGAAGTACTGTATAGCGGGCACATTCTGGTTACGATTGTGGTGCTCACGGTGATCAGCATGATGCTTGAGACGCTGCAGAGTGCTTTTGAAAAAGGAAATGTCGGCAAGGTCGCTTTTGCGATTTGCTATATGGTTATTTTGGTGTTAGCTGTTAATAGCTTTCACTCCGCGGTCGGGTACGCGACTCAAGCGATAACCGGAATGATCGATTTCATGATGGCGATGGTTCCCTTGCTGTTCACACTGCTCGCCTCGATGGGAAATGTAGTTACGGTTTCTGTGACCCACCCGCTTGTCGTCTTTATGGTCCACACGGTGGGAACATTGGTCCATGTCGTGGTGTTTCCCCTCTTGTTCTTCTCGGCGATCCTGCATATTGTCAGCTCCATGACAGACAAATATAAGCTGAACCAGCTGGCCAACCTTCTGCGAACCGTGGGAATGGGACTCCTAGGTGTGCTGCTTACCGTTTTCCTCGGTGTAATTTCGGTAAAAGGCGCTGCGGGCTCGGTAGCAGACGGAGTTACGCTTCGGACCGCTAAGTATCTCACAGGCAACTTTGTACCAGTTATTGGGAAAATGTTTGCAGATGCGACAGATACGGTGATATCCGCTTCCATCCTGGTAAAAAACTCTGTAGGGCTTGTGGGCGTTGCCATTATTTTGTTTCTGTGTGCGTTCCCAGCCATAAAAATCCTGACTTTGGCGCTCATTTACAATCTCGCCGCCGCCGTGATGCAGCCGCTGGGAGACTCCCCTGTGGTGACTTGTCTGGAGACAATCGGGAAAAGCATGCTCTACGTGTTTGCGGTGCTTGCTGCGGTAGGACTTATGTTCTTCCTGGCTATCACCATTATGCTGACTGCCGGTAACATCACCGTCATGATGCGGTAA
- the spoIIIAA gene encoding stage III sporulation protein AA, producing the protein MNATWLTVFPEKIKQLLQQLSSSLFEQLEEIRFREGRPFELNTGGSYYFLTPEGGLTRDPSQAYCPDREEGRKVLDLITNHSLYTMEEELRKGFITLPGGHRVGLAGRTVLSGGRVEHIREISSFNLRIAREIRGAATPLLKHLLDFKRKNVLHTLIISPPQQGKTTMLRDLARQISSGSWGHSEAKWSGLKVAIVDERSEIAGCRQGVPSFDLGPRTDVMDACPKAEGMMMMLRSMSPEVIIVDEIGRAEDAAAIAEALHAGVSVVATVHGAEVAEVLSRPFLSSLAEGAFFQRFVILSRAERKLTFRLLDGKQRPMLLEGSPSGGGWGYA; encoded by the coding sequence ATGAATGCGACATGGCTCACGGTGTTCCCGGAAAAAATCAAGCAGCTTCTGCAGCAGCTGTCTTCTTCCCTGTTCGAGCAGCTGGAAGAGATACGCTTTCGAGAGGGGCGTCCGTTTGAGCTCAATACAGGCGGCAGCTATTACTTCTTGACCCCGGAGGGAGGGCTCACCCGTGATCCCTCACAGGCTTATTGTCCTGACAGGGAGGAAGGGCGAAAGGTGCTTGATCTCATCACGAATCATTCCCTGTATACGATGGAAGAGGAGCTGAGAAAGGGCTTCATCACGCTCCCCGGAGGCCACCGTGTAGGTTTAGCAGGAAGGACTGTGCTGAGCGGGGGCAGGGTGGAGCATATCCGTGAGATCAGCAGCTTTAATTTGCGGATTGCCCGTGAAATACGAGGGGCCGCAACACCGCTTCTTAAGCACTTGCTAGATTTTAAGCGGAAGAACGTACTGCACACGCTGATCATCTCACCGCCTCAGCAGGGAAAGACGACCATGCTAAGAGATTTGGCACGTCAAATCAGCAGTGGCAGCTGGGGGCATTCCGAAGCCAAATGGTCAGGGCTTAAGGTGGCCATTGTGGATGAACGCTCTGAGATTGCAGGATGCAGGCAGGGAGTTCCTAGCTTTGATCTTGGTCCCAGAACGGACGTGATGGACGCCTGTCCCAAGGCGGAAGGCATGATGATGATGCTCCGCTCTATGTCGCCGGAAGTCATCATTGTGGATGAGATTGGCCGAGCAGAGGATGCAGCTGCTATTGCAGAAGCGCTTCACGCTGGAGTATCGGTAGTCGCAACCGTTCATGGTGCTGAGGTGGCAGAGGTGCTGAGTCGGCCATTCTTATCAAGCCTTGCGGAAGGCGCCTTCTTCCAGAGGTTTGTTATCCTCTCACGGGCTGAGCGCAAGCTTACCTTCCGGCTGCTGGATGGTAAACAGAGGCCTATGCTGCTTGAGGGTTCACCTTCCGGGGGAGGCTGGGGCTATGCTTAA
- a CDS encoding Asp23/Gls24 family envelope stress response protein, with the protein MSTLPTEFERTDIGEIQIAPEVIEVIAGLATVEVKGVAGMSGGFAGGIAELLGRKNLSKGVKVEVGQREAAVDVSVIIEYGFRLPEVATEIQHNVKRSIEQMTGLSVVEVNVHIHDVIFKNADKHDDSESNNRVK; encoded by the coding sequence ATGAGTACTTTGCCAACTGAATTTGAACGCACGGACATCGGAGAGATTCAAATTGCGCCTGAAGTTATCGAAGTGATTGCAGGCCTTGCTACGGTGGAAGTGAAGGGTGTTGCCGGAATGAGTGGCGGCTTTGCCGGCGGAATTGCTGAGCTGCTTGGACGGAAGAATTTATCTAAGGGCGTTAAGGTTGAAGTCGGCCAGCGTGAAGCAGCTGTTGACGTATCTGTAATTATTGAATATGGATTCCGTCTTCCTGAAGTTGCAACCGAGATTCAACATAATGTCAAGCGCTCCATTGAGCAAATGACCGGATTATCCGTCGTTGAAGTGAACGTACATATTCATGACGTGATCTTCAAGAATGCCGATAAACATGATGATTCTGAATCAAACAACCGGGTGAAATAG
- the spoIIIAG gene encoding stage III sporulation protein AG, with product MKWLKKLEQWLGKGSDGGKKVHTFRLLIIIGLVGAAFMLFNSFVHIKKVDPAGEGREPPMAASTLQSSSDSSSREGGGAFDQIEAELEAKTRDILEKIVGVGSVDVLVTVDSTEEIVVQRNMKDTQQLTDETDAGGGKRHVTEYTRDGQIVTYESSGNQQPIVTKKVKPKVRGVLVVAKGAENKVVKQMIIDAVEKGLNVSSYRISVAPRKQVE from the coding sequence GTGAAATGGTTAAAGAAGCTGGAGCAGTGGCTTGGCAAGGGAAGCGATGGAGGCAAGAAGGTTCATACTTTCCGTCTGCTAATTATTATTGGATTGGTTGGGGCCGCATTCATGCTGTTTAATTCCTTTGTTCATATCAAAAAAGTTGATCCGGCTGGTGAAGGGCGGGAACCACCAATGGCAGCTTCAACCCTGCAATCTTCGTCCGATTCATCCTCTAGAGAAGGCGGGGGAGCTTTTGACCAAATTGAGGCAGAGCTGGAGGCGAAGACTAGAGATATTCTGGAGAAAATTGTTGGCGTAGGCTCGGTAGACGTCTTGGTTACGGTCGATTCTACAGAAGAGATCGTGGTTCAACGAAATATGAAGGACACCCAGCAGCTTACGGACGAGACGGATGCCGGTGGCGGCAAGAGGCATGTTACGGAATATACACGTGACGGGCAAATTGTTACCTATGAATCCTCGGGGAATCAGCAGCCGATTGTGACCAAAAAGGTGAAACCCAAGGTAAGAGGGGTACTCGTGGTTGCCAAGGGAGCGGAGAATAAAGTAGTTAAGCAGATGATTATTGATGCGGTGGAAAAAGGGCTCAATGTCTCGTCTTACCGAATATCCGTAGCTCCCAGAAAGCAGGTTGAATAA
- the spoIIIAC gene encoding stage III sporulation protein AC, whose product MNIDVNAIFQIAGIGIIIAMIHTVLKQMGKEDMAHWVTVIGFVVVLFMVVRLLDSLFQEIKSIFLFQ is encoded by the coding sequence ATGAACATAGATGTGAATGCAATTTTTCAAATTGCAGGAATTGGGATCATTATTGCTATGATTCACACCGTGCTTAAGCAGATGGGAAAAGAGGATATGGCGCATTGGGTAACGGTCATAGGCTTTGTGGTTGTGCTGTTTATGGTTGTTCGGCTGCTGGACAGCTTGTTTCAGGAAATCAAATCGATTTTTTTGTTCCAGTAG
- the spoIIIAB gene encoding stage III sporulation protein SpoIIIAB, producing MLKILGAALILLASTLAGWWKASGYAARPHEIRRLILALRRMETEIGYGFTPLPEAFSRIGAQNREPLRSLFIEAAEAMGPPRNWTAQDSLHHAIRERWKYSYMKAGERDVMYQLAFSLGTSDRKDQLNHLETAIRQLETEEAVALEEQRRYEKMCRSLGLLAGAFIVILIY from the coding sequence ATGCTTAAAATCCTCGGAGCAGCCCTGATCCTCTTAGCTTCTACATTAGCCGGCTGGTGGAAGGCCAGCGGTTATGCTGCCAGACCTCATGAGATCAGGCGCTTGATCCTCGCCCTTCGGAGAATGGAGACTGAGATCGGCTATGGCTTTACCCCGCTTCCTGAAGCCTTTAGCCGGATTGGTGCCCAGAATCGCGAGCCCCTGCGCTCCCTCTTCATTGAGGCGGCCGAGGCCATGGGTCCACCGCGGAATTGGACGGCACAAGATAGCCTGCATCATGCGATTCGCGAACGCTGGAAGTACAGCTATATGAAGGCAGGAGAGCGGGATGTGATGTATCAGCTAGCATTTTCCCTTGGGACAAGCGATCGGAAGGATCAGCTGAATCATCTTGAGACAGCGATCAGACAGCTGGAGACGGAAGAAGCTGTAGCGCTGGAAGAGCAGAGGCGTTACGAGAAAATGTGCAGGAGCCTTGGGCTTCTAGCCGGCGCCTTCATCGTAATCTTGATCTATTAA